Below is a window of Arabidopsis thaliana chromosome 2, partial sequence DNA.
ataaccgaaagaaaaatcatatcacctaaaaaatagaaaatattttcacCTACAAAATTTTCTGACtattaaagaaattttgacacatgaaaaaatcaaatattctgataatttataatataattttttttacctggCTCTTCTATTTTGAAACCATACTTCAACTTGTCTAGGCCTTAGATTCAGCTGTCTAGCCAGAACttgcttttgtttctgtaaataaaatataacaacaAAGAATCTGATTGGATAAGAATTATCAAAAGTGATTAGTAAcgtataataaaaaagaattaggaTTAAGGATATGTAGTTACGGGATTAAGGGTGCTATGATCCTTGAAGCTTTCCTCAAGAAGAGCAGATTGTTGTTTCGTAAGCCTAAGTTTTTTTCTAGCACTAAtaccttcttcatcttcatggTAATCACTTATAACTCTCTCCGtcatctcttcctcctccggcGACTCTTCGCCaccgtctctctctcttttcaccACCCTCCCgcttgagaaagaagagactCCGCTGTGAGATGACGTCTGACGGCATAGCTGGTCAGCTCCGGTCACCACGGTAACCGAGGGATCGCCCGAGAGGCATAGAGTCAACGACGGCTCGAGCTTGTAAACGGAGGATTGTCTGATGGTACTATTGTAATTATTTGGAATTGGTGAGGGACCTAATCCAAGAACAAGACCTGTGTTGCATGTATCATCAAAACCCATCTGAGtcgaaatgaaaaaaatatgcCTTTAAAATTTATCTATCTTTGAGATTTCGAGAGGAAAAGGAAATGAGTTTAGAAGATAATGGGAGGAGATGAAGCCAATGGGGCTTCttaagaaggagaagaaaagtattttttttattttatatttttaagaaattgatGGGTGGGTGGATGGCTAATAGTTATTAATCAAAGGaatgatttatattattttaaagaaatgattttattttcttggtaaTTCTTttcctgaaagaaaaaaaaaataatgtggGAAATTATGATGGCACAATTCTctctacttttatttttcttacttgCAAAGGTTGACCAAATGAGCATCTCACTTGGCACTTGCTACTATTCTTCCCACTAATAAGAGAAAAGTTCCCGAAAAAGTtcaatgattttatatttggtAGAAGATGGAATTATCGTATCAtgaatataaattaaatattatatttaaagcTTTCTCCATTCTTTTTCTGGTATCATTGGGTTCAGTCGGCATCggtattttagatttttatatcatgaatatttttatcatgAAGCGTACGTTAttgtagacaaaaaaaaaaaaaagagacgaAATTAGTATGAATAGTAATTAGAAAGTGATTAAGAGGTGCCTTTAAATAACGGACCACAAGACAGTTTTACTTTTACCCACTAATTTTCAGCCTCCTTTTCCTTATCATAGAAACACATTGGCCCTTGatgttttattcatttatttaattatgtattatatattttagttattttttttcttcgtatACATATGGATAGTGATCCCCACCATCTTGTTTAGGTTTGGTTCTCTTGATGTCATTCACCAATTAATTTAGTACTTTTTGGAAAGAGTTAGGCTTAGGCATATACTttattttcgaaattttttaaacaagGTGATTCATCCGTACCAATAACTCGTTACATCCATAATTAGTCTCGAGCTTTAACTCACAGTTATCTATATAGATTACAAAGTATTTCCTAGagttttataatatatcatatcGCGCTTTCTCTTTCAAGATAAACTGATGTaccaataaaacatataagagaaaaaaggaagtaAAATCATTTTGAAACTAAAGTGTacgaatatatttatatattagggtaaaatactaaaataagaacaactatatatataaatgtcaCTATACCATGATAACAAATGTTACTGATTTATACCATGCATGGTGTTAAAAGCCGGAATTCAAACTATTATATTTTGAGCAGTCATTACATCACAAATTAAGACTCGGTCAAGCTATATCGCTAGATATAATCAAAAGTCTTAAGTCCGTAGTTAGGTTTATTTTACCcgatttttattcaaattgcAATATGTGGTCGAAACAGTTGTAAAAAATGGGTGCTCACCTTTTAAAtcact
It encodes the following:
- the HAT9 gene encoding Homeobox-leucine zipper protein family (HAT9; FUNCTIONS IN: DNA binding, sequence-specific DNA binding transcription factor activity; INVOLVED IN: regulation of transcription, DNA-dependent, regulation of transcription; LOCATED IN: nucleus; EXPRESSED IN: 13 plant structures; EXPRESSED DURING: LP.04 four leaves visible, 4 anthesis, petal differentiation and expansion stage, E expanded cotyledon stage; CONTAINS InterPro DOMAIN/s: Homeobox, conserved site (InterPro:IPR017970), Homeobox (InterPro:IPR001356), Homeodomain-like (InterPro:IPR009057), Leucine zipper, homeobox-associated (InterPro:IPR003106), Homeodomain-related (InterPro:IPR012287); BEST Arabidopsis thaliana protein match is: Homeobox-leucine zipper protein family (TAIR:AT4G37790.1); Has 6755 Blast hits to 6732 proteins in 464 species: Archae - 0; Bacteria - 0; Metazoa - 4333; Fungi - 266; Plants - 2037; Viruses - 7; Other Eukaryotes - 112 (source: NCBI BLink).), with the translated sequence MGFDDTCNTGLVLGLGPSPIPNNYNSTIRQSSVYKLEPSLTLCLSGDPSVTVVTGADQLCRQTSSHSGVSSFSSGRVVKRERDGGEESPEEEEMTERVISDYHEDEEGISARKKLRLTKQQSALLEESFKDHSTLNPKQKQVLARQLNLRPRQVEVWFQNRRARTKLKQTEVDCEFLKKCCETLADENIRLQKEIQELKTLKLTQPFYMHMPASTLTKCPSCERIGGGGGGNGGGGGGSGATAVIVDGSTAKGAFSISSKPHFFNPFTNPSAAC